Proteins encoded in a region of the Neoarius graeffei isolate fNeoGra1 chromosome 3, fNeoGra1.pri, whole genome shotgun sequence genome:
- the LOC132882865 gene encoding uncharacterized protein LOC132882865 isoform X2, protein MSSISLASQDTVLFSSSDESPSHRSQPWPRKFEIPLFSFGIRLLLEAGNQAYHSEGTLLNNPKVTSGVLEELAEKIFEYTAYPTGIQVLNVVEALIEKYPCLKEPGSFNGMYGWQQRIKYKMGNYRAKVRGLKIACPELEVNKKTTSSPKGIRRPKKAEVNYLPPLPLGQTKETMDEERVDLLTEVKKTNNDKIISEKMEKTFPYRRLEVVSQMPAVPDVMERWPALFSQSQVKEEFKRITTIQLDRTFLSKMDLYTPKLLTVFKTKGGTAGTKIKSVLESLSQKQIDSHDAVIRCLIPFLGESTEELIKDYQDVSKDVIEQDLKDNVIKILVLGSAAEGAPPTDVIIVIDGTEVLGGCKTLANACMLLMGFVYSLNLSYPPKLKYTFEVFQKLLLELDDLKVSPKVDSLRRKLLH, encoded by the exons ATGTCATCCATATCTTTAGCATCTCAGGATACTGTTTTGTTTTCCTCATCTGATGAAAGTCCATCACACCGTTCCCAACCATGGCCAAGAAAGTTTGAAATTCCACTATTCTCCTTTGGGATTCGGCTCCTCCTGGAGGCAGGAAACCAAGCTTACCATTCTGAAGGCACCCTGCTAAACAACCCAAAAGTGACAAGCGGTGTCCTGGAAGAATTGGCTGAAAAAATATTTGAGTACACAGCATACCCTACGGGAATTCAAGTTCTGAATGTAGTCGAGGCCTTAATTGAGAAGTACCCATGCCTCAAAGAGCCAGGCTCGTTCAATGGAATGTACGGATGGCAACAAAGGATAAAGTACAAGATGGGAAATTACAGGGCAAAAGTAAGAGGGCTCAAAATAGCCTGTCCAGAGTTAGAAGTGAACAAAAAGACGACTTCTAGTCCCAAAGGAATCAGAAGACCCAAAAAGGCGGAAGTAAATtatttgccaccattgccactagGACAGACAAAAGAAACCATGGATGAAGAGAGAGTAGATCTACTTACAGAAGTAAAAAAGACCAACAACGACAAGATTATCAGTGAAAAAATGGAGAAGACCTTTCCATATCGACGACTGGAAGTTGTCAGTCAGATGCCTGCTGTCCCAGATGTCATGGAGAGATGGCCTGCCCTTTTCTCTCAATCTCAG GTGAAAGAGGAGTTCAAGAGGATCACAACCATTCAACTGGACCGAACCTTTTTGTCGAAGATGGATTTATACACTCCAAAACTCCTGACCGTTTTCAAGACAAAGGGTGGGACTGCAGGCACAAAAATAAAAAGCGTGTTGGAGTCTCTCAGTCAG AAGCAGATTGATAGCCATGATGCGGTCATCCGTTGTCTGATCCCTTTCCTGGGAGAATCGACAGAGGAACTCATTAAAGACTACCAG GATGTGTCCAAGGACGTCATCGAACAAGACCTCAAAGACAATGTGATCAAGATCCTTGTGCTGGGCAGTGCTGCAGAGGGTGCCCCCCCAACTGATGTCATCATTGTGATTGATGGTACAGAGGTATTAGGTGGTTGTAAAACACTTGCCAACGCTTGCATGCTGCTCATGGGCTTTGTGTACTCACTGAATCTCAGTTATCCTCCAAAATTGAAATACACATTTGAAGTGTTTCAAAAGTTGCTTTTGGAGTTAGATGATTTGAAGGTCTCCCCTAAAGTGGATTCTCTGAGGAGGAAACTGCTACATTAA
- the LOC132882865 gene encoding uncharacterized protein LOC132882865 isoform X1 — protein MSSISLASQDTVLFSSSDESPSHRSQPWPRKFEIPLFSFGIRLLLEAGNQAYHSEGTLLNNPKVTSGVLEELAEKIFEYTAYPTGIQVLNVVEALIEKYPCLKEPGSFNGMYGWQQRIKYKMGNYRAKVRGLKIACPELEVNKKTTSSPKGIRRPKKAEVNYLPPLPLGQTKETMDEERVDLLTEVKKTNNDKIISEKMEKTFPYRRLEVVSQMPAVPDVMERWPALFSQSQVKEEFKRITTIQLDRTFLSKMDLYTPKLLTVFKTKGGTAGTKIKSVLESLSQKQIDSHDAVIRCLIPFLGESTEELIKDYQQDVSKDVIEQDLKDNVIKILVLGSAAEGAPPTDVIIVIDGTEVLGGCKTLANACMLLMGFVYSLNLSYPPKLKYTFEVFQKLLLELDDLKVSPKVDSLRRKLLH, from the exons ATGTCATCCATATCTTTAGCATCTCAGGATACTGTTTTGTTTTCCTCATCTGATGAAAGTCCATCACACCGTTCCCAACCATGGCCAAGAAAGTTTGAAATTCCACTATTCTCCTTTGGGATTCGGCTCCTCCTGGAGGCAGGAAACCAAGCTTACCATTCTGAAGGCACCCTGCTAAACAACCCAAAAGTGACAAGCGGTGTCCTGGAAGAATTGGCTGAAAAAATATTTGAGTACACAGCATACCCTACGGGAATTCAAGTTCTGAATGTAGTCGAGGCCTTAATTGAGAAGTACCCATGCCTCAAAGAGCCAGGCTCGTTCAATGGAATGTACGGATGGCAACAAAGGATAAAGTACAAGATGGGAAATTACAGGGCAAAAGTAAGAGGGCTCAAAATAGCCTGTCCAGAGTTAGAAGTGAACAAAAAGACGACTTCTAGTCCCAAAGGAATCAGAAGACCCAAAAAGGCGGAAGTAAATtatttgccaccattgccactagGACAGACAAAAGAAACCATGGATGAAGAGAGAGTAGATCTACTTACAGAAGTAAAAAAGACCAACAACGACAAGATTATCAGTGAAAAAATGGAGAAGACCTTTCCATATCGACGACTGGAAGTTGTCAGTCAGATGCCTGCTGTCCCAGATGTCATGGAGAGATGGCCTGCCCTTTTCTCTCAATCTCAG GTGAAAGAGGAGTTCAAGAGGATCACAACCATTCAACTGGACCGAACCTTTTTGTCGAAGATGGATTTATACACTCCAAAACTCCTGACCGTTTTCAAGACAAAGGGTGGGACTGCAGGCACAAAAATAAAAAGCGTGTTGGAGTCTCTCAGTCAG AAGCAGATTGATAGCCATGATGCGGTCATCCGTTGTCTGATCCCTTTCCTGGGAGAATCGACAGAGGAACTCATTAAAGACTACCAG CAGGATGTGTCCAAGGACGTCATCGAACAAGACCTCAAAGACAATGTGATCAAGATCCTTGTGCTGGGCAGTGCTGCAGAGGGTGCCCCCCCAACTGATGTCATCATTGTGATTGATGGTACAGAGGTATTAGGTGGTTGTAAAACACTTGCCAACGCTTGCATGCTGCTCATGGGCTTTGTGTACTCACTGAATCTCAGTTATCCTCCAAAATTGAAATACACATTTGAAGTGTTTCAAAAGTTGCTTTTGGAGTTAGATGATTTGAAGGTCTCCCCTAAAGTGGATTCTCTGAGGAGGAAACTGCTACATTAA
- the LOC132882865 gene encoding uncharacterized protein LOC132882865 isoform X3 has protein sequence MSSISLASQDTVLFSSSDESPSHRSQPWPRKFEIPLFSFGIRLLLEAGNQAYHSEGTLLNNPKVTSGVLEELAEKIFEYTAYPTGIQVLNVVEALIEKYPCLKEPGSFNGMYGWQQRIKYKMGNYRAKVRGLKIACPELEVNKKTTSSPKGIRRPKKAEVNYLPPLPLGQTKETMDEERVDLLTEVKKTNNDKIISEKMEKTFPYRRLEVVSQMPAVPDVMERWPALFSQSQVKEEFKRITTIQLDRTFLSKMDLYTPKLLTVFKTKGGTAGTKIKSVLESLSQQIDSHDAVIRCLIPFLGESTEELIKDYQQDVSKDVIEQDLKDNVIKILVLGSAAEGAPPTDVIIVIDGTEVLGGCKTLANACMLLMGFVYSLNLSYPPKLKYTFEVFQKLLLELDDLKVSPKVDSLRRKLLH, from the exons ATGTCATCCATATCTTTAGCATCTCAGGATACTGTTTTGTTTTCCTCATCTGATGAAAGTCCATCACACCGTTCCCAACCATGGCCAAGAAAGTTTGAAATTCCACTATTCTCCTTTGGGATTCGGCTCCTCCTGGAGGCAGGAAACCAAGCTTACCATTCTGAAGGCACCCTGCTAAACAACCCAAAAGTGACAAGCGGTGTCCTGGAAGAATTGGCTGAAAAAATATTTGAGTACACAGCATACCCTACGGGAATTCAAGTTCTGAATGTAGTCGAGGCCTTAATTGAGAAGTACCCATGCCTCAAAGAGCCAGGCTCGTTCAATGGAATGTACGGATGGCAACAAAGGATAAAGTACAAGATGGGAAATTACAGGGCAAAAGTAAGAGGGCTCAAAATAGCCTGTCCAGAGTTAGAAGTGAACAAAAAGACGACTTCTAGTCCCAAAGGAATCAGAAGACCCAAAAAGGCGGAAGTAAATtatttgccaccattgccactagGACAGACAAAAGAAACCATGGATGAAGAGAGAGTAGATCTACTTACAGAAGTAAAAAAGACCAACAACGACAAGATTATCAGTGAAAAAATGGAGAAGACCTTTCCATATCGACGACTGGAAGTTGTCAGTCAGATGCCTGCTGTCCCAGATGTCATGGAGAGATGGCCTGCCCTTTTCTCTCAATCTCAG GTGAAAGAGGAGTTCAAGAGGATCACAACCATTCAACTGGACCGAACCTTTTTGTCGAAGATGGATTTATACACTCCAAAACTCCTGACCGTTTTCAAGACAAAGGGTGGGACTGCAGGCACAAAAATAAAAAGCGTGTTGGAGTCTCTCAGTCAG CAGATTGATAGCCATGATGCGGTCATCCGTTGTCTGATCCCTTTCCTGGGAGAATCGACAGAGGAACTCATTAAAGACTACCAG CAGGATGTGTCCAAGGACGTCATCGAACAAGACCTCAAAGACAATGTGATCAAGATCCTTGTGCTGGGCAGTGCTGCAGAGGGTGCCCCCCCAACTGATGTCATCATTGTGATTGATGGTACAGAGGTATTAGGTGGTTGTAAAACACTTGCCAACGCTTGCATGCTGCTCATGGGCTTTGTGTACTCACTGAATCTCAGTTATCCTCCAAAATTGAAATACACATTTGAAGTGTTTCAAAAGTTGCTTTTGGAGTTAGATGATTTGAAGGTCTCCCCTAAAGTGGATTCTCTGAGGAGGAAACTGCTACATTAA